A genomic region of Microtus ochrogaster isolate Prairie Vole_2 chromosome 15, MicOch1.0, whole genome shotgun sequence contains the following coding sequences:
- the LOC113456747 gene encoding uncharacterized protein LOC113456747, with protein MHSCLVRAQLGRNPEVGDAPATALCSLGCGRAPRPEPDCLVGEGEPQEISGAFSSPRGAGQLKSFLPQCLGPVDRALAKEVAYHRLFILERTSRAGEESLAREKVAPRQQGWAGRIRVAGFGGWPGLPATFRQSGVAAALPALLLPGLIASEFPPTHTLPANLTLTSTRPARRGSSLTHWLPRGASPFLLLQFGDRSAAFQTIIPPCPCAHGAELLAAERCGSHAAGRCTFVFLSQAVGQRGDPGWRRPSIQEALCERMYEQRTDAAGARRLRAAQHLPAPSRGLSWGHSCRTAPSGLEVERIPRPGGGRGAVSWGTDKHNRFSLKWRQEIPPASQPMRPPPPRSLQDGSLSPSHTEGSCYRFAQRFPSLTINKF; from the exons ATGCACTCGTGTCTGGTGCGAGCACAGTTGGGCCGAAACCCAGAGGTGGGCGATGCGCCGGCAACCGCGCTCTGCTCGCTAGGGTGCGGAAGAGCCCCGCGCCCAGAGCCGGACTGTCTGGTGGGTGAGGGCGAGCCACAAGAGATCTCGGGAGCGTTCTCCTCCCCGCGTGGAGCCGGCCAGTTGAAAAGCTTTTTGCCGCAATGTTTGGGGCCAG TGGACCGGGCTCTCGCAAAGGAAGTAGCCTATCACCGGCTCTTCATTCTGGAAAGAACATCCAGGGCGGGAGAGGAAA GTCTGGCTAGGGAAAAGGTGGCCCCTCGTCAGCAAGGCTGGGCGGGGAGGATCCGCGTGGCGGGTTTCGGAGGCTGGCCGGGTTTGCCCGCGACCTTCAGGCAGAGTGGCGTGGCCGCAGCTCTCCCGGCTCTCCTCCTCCCGGGGCTGATTGCATCAGAGTTCCCCCCCACCCACACTCTGCCGGCCAACCTCACACTTACATCCACACGCCCGGCGCGGAGGGGCTCCAGCCTGACTCATTGGCTACCACGGGGCGCGTCGCCCTTTTTGCTTCTGCAGTTTGGGGACAGGAGCGCGGCCTTTCAGACCATCATCCCTCCCTGCCCGTGCGCCCACGGAGCTGAGCTGCTTGCGGCGGAACGATGTGGGTCACATGCCGCTGGTCGCTGCACCTTCGTGTTTCTCTCCCAGGCTGTAGGACAGCGCGGCGACCCCGGTTGGCGGAGACCGAGCATCCAGGAAGCGCTGTGCGAGCGGATGTATGAGCAGCGTACAGATGCTGCCGGAGCAAGGAGGCTGCGCGCCGCCCAGCACCTGCCCGCGCCCTCCCGGGGGCTCAGCTGGGGCCACAGCTGCCGCACCGCACCCTCGGGGTTGGAGGTGGAGCGGATCCCTCGCCCAGGCGGTGGCAGGGGGGCTGTCTCTTGGG GCACTGACAAGCACAATCGCTTCTCCTTAAAATGGCGACAGGAAATCCCACCTGCGAGCCAGCCAAtgagaccaccaccaccacggagTCTGCAGGATGGAAGCCTGAGCCCCTCTCACACGGAAGGATCCTGTTACCGGTTTGCTCAGCGATTCCCCAGTCTGACcattaataaattttaa